Proteins encoded in a region of the Pseudomonas denitrificans (nom. rej.) genome:
- a CDS encoding 1,6-dihydroxycyclohexa-2,4-diene-1-carboxylate dehydrogenase gives MNRFNNKIALVTGAAQGIGRRVAERLVEEGAKVIAVDRSEIVHELQDALGQHGEVLTLTADLERFADCQGVVAQAIERFGRLDILVNNVGGTIWAKPFEHYAEDEIEAEVRRSLFPTLWCCRAALVPMLEQGAGAIVNVSSIATRGVNRVPYGAAKGGVNALTACLAFETAERGVRVNATAPGGTEAPPRRIPRNAAQQSEEEKAWYQQIVDQTLDSSLMKRYGSIDEQVGAILFLASDEASYITGVTLPVGGGDLG, from the coding sequence ATGAACCGATTCAACAACAAGATCGCCCTCGTCACCGGCGCCGCCCAGGGCATCGGCCGGCGCGTCGCCGAACGCCTGGTGGAAGAGGGCGCCAAGGTCATCGCCGTGGACCGCTCGGAAATCGTCCACGAACTGCAGGACGCCCTCGGCCAGCACGGCGAAGTGCTCACCCTGACTGCCGACCTGGAGCGCTTTGCCGACTGCCAGGGCGTGGTCGCCCAGGCCATCGAGCGCTTCGGCCGCCTCGACATCCTGGTCAACAACGTCGGCGGCACCATCTGGGCGAAGCCCTTCGAGCATTACGCCGAGGACGAGATCGAAGCCGAGGTGCGCCGCTCGCTGTTCCCGACCCTGTGGTGCTGCCGCGCGGCGTTGGTGCCGATGCTGGAGCAGGGCGCGGGCGCCATCGTCAACGTCTCGTCCATCGCCACCCGTGGGGTTAATCGCGTGCCCTACGGGGCGGCGAAGGGCGGGGTGAACGCGCTGACTGCGTGCCTGGCCTTCGAGACCGCCGAGCGCGGCGTGCGGGTCAACGCCACCGCGCCCGGCGGCACCGAAGCGCCGCCGCGGCGCATCCCGCGCAACGCGGCGCAGCAGAGCGAGGAGGAGAAAGCCTGGTACCAGCAGATCGTCGACCAGACCCTCGACAGCAGCCTGATGAAGCGCTACGGCAGCATCGACGAGCAGGTCGGCGCGATCCTCTTCCTCGCCTCCGACGAAGCCAGCTACATCACCGGCGTGACCCTGCCGGTGGGTGGCGGCGACCTGGGCTGA
- a CDS encoding AraC family transcriptional regulator, whose protein sequence is MQSLLSERSRVFERADPYAVSGYVNQHVGTHDLRLPAHGHPQASLNHRRFASLDLCRISYGGAVRVTSPALESIFHLQILLSGHCLWRGQRQEHYLAPGELLLINPDDPVDLTYSDDCEKFILKIPVTLLEAVCAEQRWNHPRAGVRFTENRYQLGELEGFVNLLSMVCQESEAGERLARVDEHYQQIVASKLLTLLKTNVSREPIAGASASFERIEAYIEGHLREDIDVEALARQASMSLRSLYALFERRAGATPRQYIRRLKLERIRACLSDPACPVRNVTELALDYGFLHLGRFAEGYRQQFGELPSETLKRRS, encoded by the coding sequence ATGCAAAGCCTGCTGAGCGAGCGCAGCCGCGTGTTCGAGCGTGCCGATCCCTATGCGGTGTCCGGCTACGTCAACCAGCATGTGGGCACCCACGACCTGCGCCTGCCGGCCCACGGCCATCCCCAGGCCAGCCTCAATCACCGGCGTTTTGCCAGCCTCGACCTGTGCCGCATCAGCTATGGCGGCGCGGTGCGCGTCACCTCGCCGGCGCTGGAGAGCATCTTCCACCTGCAGATCCTCCTCAGTGGCCACTGCCTGTGGCGCGGCCAGCGCCAGGAGCACTACCTGGCGCCGGGCGAGCTGCTGCTGATCAACCCGGACGACCCGGTCGACCTGACCTACTCGGACGACTGCGAGAAATTCATCCTGAAGATTCCGGTGACCCTGCTCGAAGCCGTCTGCGCCGAGCAGCGCTGGAACCACCCGCGCGCCGGTGTGCGCTTCACCGAGAACCGCTACCAGCTGGGCGAACTGGAAGGCTTCGTCAACCTGCTGTCGATGGTCTGCCAGGAGTCCGAAGCCGGCGAGCGCCTGGCGCGGGTCGACGAGCACTACCAGCAGATAGTCGCCAGCAAGCTGCTGACTCTGCTGAAGACCAACGTCAGCCGCGAACCCATTGCCGGTGCCAGCGCTTCCTTCGAACGCATCGAGGCGTACATCGAGGGCCACCTGCGCGAGGACATCGACGTCGAAGCGCTGGCGCGCCAGGCTTCAATGAGCCTGCGCTCGCTCTACGCGCTGTTCGAGCGGCGTGCCGGCGCCACGCCGCGCCAGTATATCCGCCGCCTCAAGCTGGAGCGCATCCGCGCCTGCCTGAGCGACCCGGCCTGCCCGGTGCGCAACGTCACCGAGCTGGCGCTGGACTATGGCTTCCTGCACCTGGGGCGCTTCGCCGAAGGTTACCGCCAGCAGTTCGGCGAATTGCCCTCGGAGACGCTCAAGCGCCGCAGCTGA
- a CDS encoding cupin domain-containing protein — MNPTPFILSPGARSPALNVVGIRINVLVADTDSAAQRITFQAGEEGAGPPSHTHDWDESFYVLHGEVVFTVAERTAACQAGTLIHIPAGTLHGFNFGPGGGEMLEITGAQSQAIEMFRALDRELAPGPVDVPKTVEVAAEYGVIFHL, encoded by the coding sequence ATGAATCCCACCCCGTTCATTCTCTCGCCGGGAGCGCGCAGCCCGGCCCTCAATGTCGTCGGCATCCGCATCAACGTGCTGGTCGCCGACACCGACTCGGCGGCGCAGCGGATTACCTTTCAGGCAGGCGAGGAGGGTGCCGGGCCGCCGTCGCACACCCATGACTGGGACGAGTCCTTCTATGTGCTCCACGGCGAAGTCGTCTTCACGGTCGCCGAACGCACGGCCGCCTGCCAGGCCGGCACGTTGATCCACATTCCCGCCGGCACCTTGCATGGCTTCAACTTCGGCCCCGGCGGTGGCGAGATGCTCGAAATCACCGGCGCCCAGAGCCAGGCCATCGAGATGTTCCGCGCCCTGGATCGCGAGCTTGCGCCCGGCCCCGTGGACGTACCGAAGACCGTCGAAGTGGCCGCTGAATACGGCGTTATCTTCCACCTCTGA
- a CDS encoding muconate cycloisomerase family protein translates to MSSPVIERIESIIVDLPTIRPHKLAMHTMQQQTLVIIRLRCSDGVEGIGEATTIGGLAYGNESPESIKANIDAHFAPLLKGQDASNINACMQRLDKSIKGNTFARSGIESALLDAQGKRLGLPVSELLGGRVRDSLEVAWTLASGDTARDIAEAEQMLDIRRHRIFKLKIGANPLEQDLKHVVAIKKALGERASVRVDVNQGWDESQAIRGCQVLGENGIDLIEQPISRINRSGQVRLNQRSPAPIMADESIESVADAFSLAADGAASIFALKIAKNGGPRAVLRTAQIAEAAGIALYGGTMLEGAVGTLASAHAFITLEKLTWATELFGPLLLTEEIVTEAPVYRDFQLHVPRTPGLGLTLDEERLARFRRH, encoded by the coding sequence ATGAGTAGCCCCGTCATCGAACGCATCGAGTCGATCATCGTCGACCTGCCGACCATCCGCCCGCACAAGCTGGCCATGCACACCATGCAGCAGCAGACGCTGGTGATCATCCGCCTGCGCTGCTCCGACGGCGTCGAGGGCATCGGCGAAGCCACCACCATCGGCGGCCTGGCCTATGGCAACGAGAGCCCGGAAAGCATCAAGGCCAACATCGACGCGCATTTCGCGCCGCTGCTCAAGGGCCAGGACGCCAGCAACATCAATGCCTGCATGCAGCGCCTGGACAAGTCGATCAAGGGCAACACCTTTGCCCGCTCGGGTATCGAGAGCGCGCTGTTGGACGCCCAGGGCAAGCGCCTCGGCCTGCCGGTCAGCGAGCTGCTCGGCGGTCGGGTGCGCGACAGTCTCGAAGTGGCCTGGACCCTGGCCTCCGGCGACACCGCCCGCGACATCGCCGAAGCCGAGCAGATGCTCGACATCCGCCGCCACCGCATCTTCAAGCTGAAGATCGGCGCCAACCCGCTGGAGCAGGACCTCAAGCACGTGGTGGCGATCAAGAAGGCCCTGGGCGAGCGCGCCAGCGTGCGCGTGGACGTCAACCAGGGCTGGGACGAATCCCAGGCCATCCGTGGCTGCCAGGTGCTCGGCGAGAACGGCATCGACCTCATCGAACAACCCATCTCGCGCATCAACCGCAGCGGCCAGGTGCGCCTGAACCAGCGCAGCCCGGCGCCGATCATGGCCGACGAATCCATCGAGAGCGTGGCCGACGCCTTCAGCCTCGCCGCTGACGGCGCCGCCAGCATCTTCGCCCTGAAGATCGCCAAGAACGGTGGCCCGCGCGCCGTGCTGCGCACTGCGCAGATCGCCGAAGCCGCCGGCATCGCGTTGTACGGCGGGACCATGCTCGAAGGCGCGGTCGGCACCCTGGCCTCGGCCCACGCCTTCATCACCCTGGAGAAGCTGACCTGGGCCACCGAGCTGTTCGGCCCGCTGCTGCTCACCGAGGAAATCGTCACCGAGGCGCCGGTCTACCGCGACTTCCAGCTGCACGTTCCGCGCACGCCCGGCCTGGGCCTGACTCTCGACGAGGAGCGCCTGGCGCGCTTCCGCCGCCACTGA
- the catA gene encoding catechol 1,2-dioxygenase: MTVKISQTADIQKFFEEASGALNDQGNPRVKNLVLRILQDTAKLIEDMNVTPDEFWKAVDYLNRLGSRQEAGLVVAGLGVEHYLDLLLDAQDAAAGIGGGTPRTIEGPLYVAGAPLSEGEARMDDGKDAGTVMFLSGRVFDPQGKPLAGAVVDLWHANTQGTYSYFDSTQSEFNLRRRIVTDAEGRYKARSIVPSGYGCPPDGPTQELLDQLGRHGQRPAHIHFFISAPGHRHLTTQINLAGDQYLWDDFAYATRDGLIGEVRFVEDAAAAKVRGVEGRFAEIEFDFQLQQAVSADAEDRSNRPRALQEA, from the coding sequence ATGACCGTGAAGATTTCCCAGACTGCCGACATCCAGAAGTTCTTCGAAGAGGCCAGCGGCGCCCTGAATGACCAGGGCAACCCGCGCGTGAAGAACCTCGTCCTGCGCATCCTACAGGACACCGCGAAACTCATCGAAGACATGAACGTCACCCCCGACGAATTCTGGAAGGCGGTGGACTACCTCAACCGTCTCGGCTCCCGCCAGGAAGCCGGCCTGGTCGTCGCCGGCCTCGGCGTCGAGCACTACCTCGATCTGCTGCTGGATGCCCAGGACGCGGCTGCCGGTATCGGCGGCGGTACCCCGCGCACCATCGAAGGCCCGCTGTATGTGGCCGGCGCGCCGCTGTCCGAAGGCGAAGCGCGGATGGACGATGGCAAGGACGCGGGCACCGTGATGTTCCTTTCCGGCCGCGTGTTCGACCCGCAGGGCAAGCCGCTGGCCGGCGCCGTGGTCGACCTCTGGCACGCGAACACCCAGGGCACCTACTCGTACTTCGACAGCACCCAGTCCGAGTTCAACCTGCGCCGGCGCATCGTCACCGACGCCGAAGGCCGCTACAAGGCCCGCAGCATCGTGCCCAGCGGCTACGGCTGCCCGCCGGACGGCCCGACCCAGGAGCTCCTCGATCAGCTTGGCCGCCACGGCCAGCGCCCGGCGCACATCCACTTCTTCATCTCCGCGCCGGGGCATCGCCACCTGACCACGCAGATCAACCTCGCGGGCGACCAGTACCTGTGGGACGACTTCGCCTATGCCACCCGTGACGGACTGATCGGCGAGGTGCGTTTTGTCGAGGACGCGGCTGCCGCCAAGGTGCGCGGTGTGGAAGGGCGCTTCGCCGAGATCGAGTTCGACTTCCAGTTGCAGCAGGCGGTTTCTGCCGATGCCGAGGACCGCAGCAACCGTCCCCGCGCCTTGCAGGAAGCCTGA
- the catC gene encoding muconolactone Delta-isomerase — translation MLFHVKMTVKLPVDMDPAKAAQLKADEKELAQRLQREGKWRHLWRIAGHYANYSVFDLASVEELHDTLMQLPLFPYMDIEVDGLCRHPSSIHTDDR, via the coding sequence ATGCTGTTCCACGTGAAGATGACCGTGAAATTGCCCGTCGACATGGACCCGGCGAAAGCCGCCCAGCTCAAGGCCGACGAGAAGGAACTGGCCCAGCGCCTGCAGCGCGAGGGCAAGTGGCGCCACCTGTGGCGCATCGCCGGGCACTACGCCAACTACAGCGTGTTCGACCTCGCCAGCGTCGAGGAGCTGCACGACACCCTGATGCAGCTGCCGCTGTTCCCCTACATGGACATCGAGGTCGACGGGCTCTGCCGCCATCCGTCCTCGATCCATACCGACGACCGCTGA
- a CDS encoding type IV pilin protein → MNQRRQERGFTLIELMVTVAIVAILAAIAFPSYQRYVLRGHRVEAQAVLSEAAARQERYYSQNNAYASTAAALNMTSNVNALQYYSLAISNITATTYTLTATATGSQAKDAPCLTLSLDQAGTRSNTGTGTGTTCWQ, encoded by the coding sequence ATGAATCAACGTCGGCAGGAGAGGGGGTTCACCCTGATCGAACTGATGGTCACGGTGGCGATAGTGGCGATCCTCGCCGCCATCGCCTTCCCCAGCTACCAGCGTTACGTGCTGCGCGGCCACCGGGTCGAAGCCCAGGCCGTGCTCAGCGAGGCGGCGGCCCGGCAGGAGCGCTACTACTCGCAGAACAATGCCTACGCCAGCACTGCCGCCGCGCTGAACATGACCAGCAATGTCAACGCTCTGCAGTACTACAGCCTGGCCATTTCCAACATCACCGCCACCACCTACACGCTCACCGCCACCGCCACGGGCTCCCAGGCCAAGGATGCCCCGTGCCTGACCCTGAGCCTCGACCAGGCCGGCACTCGCAGCAATACCGGCACCGGAACCGGCACCACCTGCTGGCAATGA
- a CDS encoding pilus assembly protein yields the protein MINSAPVLVSGSDYLSSRADALEGSTTYAAFATALAAKPSVVYVGANDGMLHAFNATTGAEIFAFIPSAVIPNLNALTAPDYGKQQGTEHRFFVDGTPVVSDVYYGSAWHKVLLGSLGAGGREVFALDVTDPAAPRLLWEFTSDNDSSLGYTAARPSIARLHNGKWVALVPNGYDIGSSTASLLIIDIQTGALLKKITATPSLTAAETASLDALNNGLSRLFVADTNNDGIADYAYGGDLLGNLWRFDLIDTSGGDPLNSTASEARYAVSFGGNPLYVARNASGTRQPITTAPSLVDHPSGTGYIVAFGTGRYLLTADKTSTAQQSVYGIWDRKIAGEATTSSLTAARTRSNLQAQTLSTGTFNSTSTYTLSNNEVAWYDTSGNTADANVNKWGWYFDFPVAGERQIYDMTLYGSALIFSSSTPQTGTCAAGLSGTRYAIDPERGGLTPYNVFDLNNDGSFDALSAFITGGGDITVSGGYTYTGGEGGGTNLLPDAIRTNSGTVSGRRTWQIQPAN from the coding sequence ATGATCAATTCGGCACCGGTGCTGGTCAGCGGCTCCGACTATCTGTCCTCGCGCGCCGACGCCCTGGAGGGCAGCACCACCTATGCGGCGTTCGCCACCGCGCTGGCGGCGAAGCCCTCGGTGGTCTATGTCGGCGCCAACGACGGCATGCTGCATGCCTTCAACGCGACCACCGGCGCCGAGATCTTCGCCTTCATCCCCAGCGCGGTGATCCCCAACCTGAACGCCCTCACCGCGCCGGACTACGGCAAGCAGCAAGGCACCGAGCATCGCTTTTTCGTCGACGGCACGCCCGTGGTGTCCGACGTCTACTACGGCTCGGCCTGGCACAAGGTCCTGCTGGGCAGCCTTGGCGCCGGCGGCCGCGAGGTGTTCGCCCTCGACGTCACCGACCCTGCCGCGCCCAGGCTGCTCTGGGAGTTCACCAGCGACAACGACAGCAGCCTCGGCTACACGGCGGCGCGGCCTTCCATTGCGCGCCTGCACAACGGCAAGTGGGTGGCACTGGTGCCCAATGGCTACGACATCGGCAGCAGCACTGCGTCGCTGCTGATCATCGACATCCAGACCGGTGCGTTGCTGAAGAAGATCACCGCCACGCCGAGCCTGACCGCCGCCGAGACCGCCTCTCTGGATGCCCTCAACAACGGCCTGTCGCGACTGTTCGTGGCGGACACCAACAATGACGGCATCGCCGACTATGCCTACGGCGGCGACCTGCTGGGCAACCTCTGGCGTTTCGACCTGATCGACACCAGCGGGGGCGACCCGCTCAACAGCACGGCCTCGGAGGCGCGATACGCCGTTTCCTTCGGCGGCAACCCGCTGTACGTTGCGCGCAATGCCAGCGGTACGCGCCAACCGATCACCACCGCGCCGTCGCTGGTCGATCACCCCAGCGGCACCGGCTACATCGTCGCCTTCGGCACGGGCCGCTATCTGCTCACCGCCGACAAGACCTCCACGGCGCAACAGAGTGTCTACGGCATCTGGGACCGCAAGATCGCCGGCGAGGCCACCACCTCCTCACTGACGGCGGCGCGCACGCGCAGCAACCTGCAGGCACAGACGCTCAGCACGGGGACCTTCAACAGCACCTCGACCTACACCCTGAGCAACAACGAAGTGGCGTGGTATGACACCTCTGGCAACACCGCCGATGCCAACGTCAACAAATGGGGCTGGTACTTCGACTTCCCGGTGGCCGGCGAGCGGCAGATCTACGACATGACGCTCTACGGCTCCGCCCTCATCTTCAGCAGCTCCACGCCGCAGACCGGCACCTGCGCCGCCGGCCTCTCCGGCACCCGCTACGCCATCGATCCCGAGCGTGGCGGGCTGACGCCGTACAACGTCTTCGACCTGAACAACGACGGCAGCTTCGATGCGCTCTCGGCGTTCATCACCGGCGGTGGCGATATCACCGTCTCCGGTGGCTACACCTACACCGGCGGCGAGGGCGGCGGCACCAACCTGCTGCCGGACGCCATCCGCACCAACTCCGGCACCGTGAGCGGCCGGCGTACCTGGCAGATCCAGCCAGCCAACTGA
- the benC gene encoding benzoate 1,2-dioxygenase electron transfer component BenC: protein MNHKIALNFEDGVTRFIDASPSETVADAAYRQGINIPLDCRDGACGTCKCFAEAGRYDLGQDYIEDALTEDEAEQGYVLTCQMRAQSDCVVRVPASSQVCKTAQASFEASISAVRQLSESTIALSIKGESLSRLAFLPGQYVNLQVPGSEQSRAYSFSSLQKDGEVSFLIRNVPGGLMSSFLTGLAKAGDALFLAGPLGSFYLREIKRPLLLLAGGTGLAPFTAMLEQIAERGSEHPLHLIYGVTHDFDLVEMDRLEAFAARIPNFTWSACVASPESSYPRKGYVTQHIEPAHLHDGEVDIYLCGPPPMVEAVSQYIREQGITPANFYYEKFAASAA from the coding sequence ATGAACCACAAGATCGCCCTCAATTTCGAAGACGGCGTTACCCGCTTCATCGACGCCAGCCCCAGCGAGACCGTGGCCGATGCGGCCTACCGCCAGGGCATCAACATTCCGCTGGATTGCCGCGACGGCGCCTGCGGCACCTGCAAGTGCTTCGCCGAAGCCGGCCGCTACGACCTGGGCCAGGACTACATCGAGGACGCGCTCACCGAGGACGAAGCCGAGCAGGGCTACGTGCTCACCTGCCAGATGCGCGCGCAGAGCGATTGCGTGGTGCGCGTGCCGGCCTCCTCGCAAGTCTGCAAGACCGCCCAGGCCAGTTTCGAGGCCAGCATCAGCGCGGTGCGCCAGCTCTCCGAAAGCACCATCGCGCTGTCGATCAAGGGCGAGTCGCTGAGCAGGCTGGCCTTCCTGCCGGGGCAGTACGTCAACCTGCAGGTGCCGGGCAGCGAGCAAAGCCGCGCTTACTCCTTCAGCTCGCTGCAGAAGGACGGCGAGGTCAGCTTCCTGATCCGCAACGTGCCGGGCGGCCTGATGAGCAGCTTCCTCACCGGTCTGGCCAAGGCCGGGGACGCGCTGTTCCTGGCCGGCCCGCTGGGCAGCTTCTACCTGCGCGAGATCAAGCGGCCCTTGCTTCTGCTGGCCGGTGGCACGGGCCTGGCGCCCTTCACCGCGATGCTCGAACAGATCGCCGAGCGCGGCAGCGAACATCCGCTGCACCTGATCTACGGCGTCACCCACGACTTCGACCTGGTGGAGATGGACCGCCTGGAAGCCTTCGCCGCGCGCATCCCCAATTTCACCTGGAGCGCCTGCGTGGCCAGCCCGGAGAGCAGCTATCCGCGCAAGGGCTACGTCACCCAGCACATCGAGCCGGCGCACCTGCACGACGGCGAGGTGGACATCTACCTCTGCGGCCCGCCGCCGATGGTCGAGGCGGTCAGCCAGTACATCCGCGAGCAGGGCATCACGCCGGCGAATTTCTACTACGAGAAGTTTGCGGCGAGCGCGGCCTGA
- a CDS encoding LysR family transcriptional regulator, which produces MELRHLRYFREVAGTLNFTRAAERLHIAQPPLSRQIQQLEELLGVALLERGRPLRLTDAGRYFHEQTGTLLAQLESICESTRRIGQGERQWFGIGFAPSTLYDGLPELIRELRGDAALELGLQEMTTVQQVEALKSGRIDIGFGRIRIDDPAITQQVLREEPMVAVLPAGHRLLGAPLSLDQLAGEDFVLYPANPRPSYADHVLALFANHGLGIRVAQWTNELQTAIGLVAAGLGVALVPASVQQQHRADIGYATLTDAGAVSPIILSQRRGDVSAPLQRCLQLIGANLP; this is translated from the coding sequence ATGGAACTGCGACACCTGCGCTACTTCCGCGAGGTGGCCGGCACCCTCAACTTCACCCGCGCCGCCGAGCGCCTGCACATCGCCCAGCCGCCGCTGAGCCGGCAGATCCAGCAGCTCGAGGAACTGCTTGGCGTAGCGCTGCTGGAGCGTGGCCGGCCGCTGCGCCTGACCGACGCCGGGCGCTACTTCCACGAGCAGACCGGCACCCTGCTAGCGCAGCTGGAAAGCATCTGCGAGAGCACCCGACGCATCGGCCAGGGCGAGCGCCAGTGGTTCGGCATCGGCTTCGCGCCCTCGACGCTGTACGACGGCCTGCCCGAACTGATCCGCGAGTTGCGCGGCGACGCCGCTCTGGAGCTGGGGCTGCAGGAAATGACCACGGTGCAGCAGGTCGAGGCGCTGAAAAGCGGGCGCATCGACATCGGCTTCGGGCGCATCCGCATCGACGATCCGGCGATTACCCAGCAGGTCTTGCGCGAGGAGCCGATGGTCGCCGTGCTGCCGGCCGGGCATCGCCTGCTGGGTGCGCCGCTGAGCCTGGACCAGCTGGCCGGCGAGGACTTCGTGCTCTACCCCGCCAACCCGCGCCCCAGCTACGCCGACCACGTGCTGGCGCTGTTCGCCAACCACGGCCTGGGCATCCGCGTGGCGCAGTGGACCAACGAATTGCAGACCGCCATCGGCCTGGTCGCCGCCGGGCTGGGCGTGGCGCTGGTGCCGGCGTCGGTGCAGCAACAGCACCGCGCCGACATCGGCTACGCCACGCTGACCGACGCCGGGGCGGTCTCGCCGATCATCCTCAGCCAGCGCCGCGGCGACGTCAGTGCGCCGCTGCAACGCTGCCTGCAACTGATCGGCGCAAACCTGCCGTAA
- the benA gene encoding benzoate 1,2-dioxygenase large subunit yields MSLGIDYLRSLLEEDPAKGVYRCRREMFTDPRLFDLEMKHIFEGNWVYLAHESQIPEKNDFLTTMIGRQSVFIARNKDGVLNAFLNACSHKGAMLCRHKSGNRASYTCPFHGWTFNNSGKLLKVKDPAEAGYPEGFNCEGSHDLTKVARFESYRGFLFGSLKAEVKPLVEHLGESAKIIDMIVDQSPEGLEVLRGSSSYIYEGNWKLTAENGADGYHVSSVHWNYAATQSQRQQREAGEEVKTMSAGGWAKHGGGFYSFDHGHLLLWSRWANPEARPAFERRDELARDHGRARADWMIENSRNLCLYPNVYLMDQFSSQIRIARPIDVNRTEITIYCIAPRGESSEARAQRIRQYEDFFNVSGMATPDDLEEFRSCQQAYQGSAGGWNDMSRGAQHWIEGADDAAREIDLAPALSGVRTEDEGLFVLQHQYWQQIMIDALAAEQANRIAVTEEGV; encoded by the coding sequence ATGTCCCTGGGTATCGACTACCTGCGTTCGCTGCTTGAGGAAGACCCTGCCAAAGGCGTCTATCGCTGCCGGCGGGAGATGTTCACCGACCCGCGCCTGTTCGACCTGGAGATGAAACACATCTTCGAAGGCAACTGGGTCTACCTCGCCCATGAAAGCCAGATCCCCGAGAAGAACGACTTCCTGACCACGATGATCGGTCGCCAGTCGGTCTTCATCGCGCGCAACAAGGACGGCGTGCTCAACGCCTTCCTGAACGCCTGCAGCCACAAGGGCGCCATGCTCTGCCGGCACAAGTCCGGCAACCGCGCAAGCTACACCTGCCCGTTCCACGGCTGGACCTTCAACAACTCCGGCAAGCTGCTCAAGGTCAAGGACCCGGCCGAGGCCGGCTACCCGGAAGGCTTCAACTGCGAAGGCTCCCACGACCTGACGAAAGTGGCGCGCTTCGAGTCCTACCGCGGCTTCCTCTTCGGCAGTTTGAAGGCCGAGGTCAAGCCGCTGGTGGAGCACCTGGGCGAGTCGGCGAAGATCATCGACATGATCGTCGACCAGTCCCCCGAAGGCCTGGAAGTGCTGCGCGGCTCCAGCAGCTACATCTACGAAGGCAACTGGAAACTCACCGCCGAAAACGGCGCCGACGGCTACCACGTCAGCTCGGTGCACTGGAACTACGCCGCCACCCAGAGCCAGCGCCAGCAGCGCGAAGCCGGCGAAGAAGTGAAGACCATGAGCGCCGGTGGTTGGGCCAAGCATGGCGGCGGTTTCTACTCCTTCGACCACGGCCACCTACTGCTCTGGAGCCGCTGGGCCAACCCCGAGGCGCGCCCGGCCTTCGAGCGCCGCGACGAACTGGCCCGCGACCATGGCCGCGCCCGCGCCGACTGGATGATCGAGAACTCGCGCAACCTCTGCCTGTACCCCAACGTCTACCTGATGGACCAGTTCAGCTCGCAGATCCGCATCGCCCGGCCCATCGACGTCAACCGCACCGAAATCACCATCTACTGCATCGCGCCCAGGGGCGAGAGCAGCGAGGCTCGTGCCCAGCGCATCCGCCAGTACGAGGACTTCTTCAACGTCAGCGGCATGGCCACGCCGGACGACCTGGAGGAATTCCGTTCCTGCCAGCAGGCCTACCAGGGCAGCGCGGGCGGCTGGAACGACATGTCGCGCGGGGCGCAGCACTGGATCGAAGGCGCCGACGATGCGGCGCGGGAAATCGACCTGGCGCCGGCTCTGTCCGGCGTACGCACCGAGGACGAAGGCCTGTTCGTGCTGCAGCACCAGTACTGGCAGCAGATCATGATCGATGCGCTGGCCGCCGAGCAGGCCAATCGCATCGCCGTGACAGAGGAGGGCGTGTGA
- the benB gene encoding benzoate 1,2-dioxygenase small subunit — translation MSRYESVRDFLYREARYLDDKDWDAWLELYAADATFWMPSWDDRDQLTEDPQREISLIWYGSRGGLEDRVFRIKTERSSATLPDTRTSHNLSNIEVLGEADGQCQVRFNWHTLSFRYKTVDSYFGTSFYTLDVRGEQPLVKAKKVVLKNDYVRQVIDIYHI, via the coding sequence ATGAGCCGCTACGAGAGCGTCCGCGACTTCCTCTACCGCGAAGCGCGCTACCTCGATGACAAGGACTGGGATGCGTGGCTGGAGCTGTACGCCGCCGACGCCACCTTCTGGATGCCCTCCTGGGACGACCGCGACCAGCTCACCGAAGACCCGCAGCGGGAAATCTCGCTGATCTGGTACGGCAGCCGTGGCGGCCTGGAAGACCGCGTGTTCCGCATCAAGACCGAGCGCTCCAGCGCGACCCTGCCGGACACGCGCACCTCGCACAACCTGAGCAACATCGAGGTGCTCGGCGAGGCCGACGGGCAGTGCCAGGTGCGCTTCAACTGGCACACCCTGAGCTTCCGCTACAAGACCGTCGACAGCTACTTCGGCACCAGCTTCTACACGCTCGACGTGCGTGGCGAGCAGCCGCTGGTAAAGGCGAAGAAGGTCGTGCTGAAGAACGACTACGTCAGGCAAGTCATCGACATCTACCACATCTGA